CCGATTAACTAGGATTTTATGCAATATACTcattaaactttaataattttCGTGTTAATTCAGATTTAGTATGATAAATATTAATTACAAGCTTGTCGTTCGTTGCCTTGGACATTTCTGGCTATAATTATCATAGGTACAAGATGTAAAGTTGCACTTGGGTTCAAAGAAATTTAGTGATACAATAAAGGCAGAAAATAAATCCACGGTTGAAGAAAACTTTACCTCTATAATTTTCTACGACACCACATGCATGAAGATTTAAAATCTGAGAACTTAGAAGCCGAGGATCCctttattttatgggaaaatctaAAGAATAGGTTCGATCACCATAAACTAATTTATCTACTTGCAGCTGAAAATGATTGGGCTAATTTTAGACTTCAGGATTTTAAGAGTGTCCGAGCATATAACTCTGCTTTGTTCAAGATAAGTTATAGGCTTATTATCTGTGGTGAGAAAGTTATAGAGAAAAGAAAAATCGATAAAACACTATCAACTTTTCACCCCAACAATATCAACTTAGCAGAGATGTACATGGAGCGCAAATTTACTAAGTTCGGGGATCTTCTATCAACTCTCCTCGTTGCTGAACAAAATCATGAATTGGTGATTAAGAATTATCAATCTCGTCCAATAGGATCTGCCCCATTACCTGAAGTAAATAGCATGTCATTCTAGCAGAATGTACGTGAAAAGGGTATAGAGGTGGACGGGGCCAAGGTTGGTACCGTGGACGATGTCGTAGCCATGGGCATTTCCGTCCATATAACAACTCTGGTCACCGGAAGTGGCAATCTGAATCACAGAGTAAAAGAAAGGCACCACGATGAGGAAAAACTAAAAATGTTTGCTATAGGTGCGGCATGAATGGGCACTGGATACATAATTGTCATGCCCCAAATCATCTTGCTAATATATACTAATCTTCTCAAAAGTCAAAAAGAGAAAATGGTAGAAACAAATTTTGCCAACAATAACATAGATGATTTCCCGAGAATCATAACCGGAGGAATAAGCATTAATGGTAtgtgttagatattgagtacaacacagaAGGGGGGGAGGTGAATATGTTTCTTTGGATTTTTAGctttttaaaacttgtttggatatggtaggtgaacaaagcagtttgaTTGTAGAGAAATTGTGTTAGCAGAATTAAAACAACAAGCacaacaaacacaatatttcaaaactcacttaatttttattaattaagtttgtcttgctacaaattctatgttcttaaaaatataagaactcagcttcttccttgagaggatacaaaaaaatataaatctgtttgttacttctaaactaagaACCGGTgtatgctttatacactagcatcacaggtttacaaaacttgcactaaaatgtactaaactcttttctaaaataacctttttctattttcatTTCTAGCTTAACAAATCTGTGCGGAATCTTGCAGGTCTGGACTATCCcttgtctagttaatcttggctCTTGATCTTTTATTCTCCTCaactactttgtagacttttcaatctagttgatagatcgtttgttgactaataatcttggatcttgaatttgtttgcattatgtatttgagaggcatatcgagatcttcagtttattttatagagaagtgacatctcgataagtataatgacttatcgagaactctgagttctctctaggtatatttgacttgtcgaggcctcttgatctttgcatgttaaatgacttgtcgatatgtctgagatctctacatgtagaattgacttgtccATATCTCAGAGATCtataatgagaaattgacttgtagatatctccaatcttgacatcttcattttgacttatcggtatctctgagttctctatatgtagaaatgacttgtcgatatctccaatcttcacatcttcatttgacttgtcgatatctctgagacttctctataagccattttggacttctcgataagtcattctagagttctcgaatgacttctctatattacTTGATCTGTGATTTGTCGATATCttaacttagaacatttttcctaaaacaattttattcaactccaagcttcttcgctattgttgtgtatatgttgtgtacttgatgactTCATGAACAGAACACCTTGTAGATTTTACTCAgtaaaaatgtagcactcgacggataaggattatagtcctgacggataactcattttagtcccgacggatgatgacttattatccatcgagtgagtagcttatttaacaataagtctgtagtacatttttgcatacacattgtttagaatctgtagtagtacttaagtcatgttgactgtaactagatatgcagaataggttgattaattgtacatagatgatgtcttgtaattctacataaatgaaatgaagtcaagtgcctgattgctacccgacggatgaacaacaatggattcgacggatgatcaacaatccgacggatgatcattaactcgacgaatgatcataaacccaacggataaagaattcaaatatctgttgacagtgacaaagtcacatgcgtcgagtgtatgtaaatggaatgtggtagcctattcaactgggttttcgagaacaaagaagcattgccatttccacactattatgaagatattcaaatatactgaaatagagtaatgaagtagcattgtattagacttcatagtttttgttttattatcatgtcttattactttgtaatcttggtgatatataaaccaagaagcagcaaatagaatagtaactaaggaactaagcaaccaagagagaaacatttgtaagctgcattcttaacatttctctcattcttagttgttatcattttgtaagaagctgtgaactttttgcacacagagttctctcgatatatattatatatctctggtggaatcattcaaatccaccagaaagtttttaaagactcttgtttttaattacttgtgttttgattcatttcaagtaactattccgcattctgctaatcaattcacacttatatatatatatttgagttcgaacatttttattcaagaaaaagtttcaagaattctattcaaccccccttctgtaattcttgttatattgttaagggactaacaattggtatcagagcaagctcttgaagaacaaaaagtttaaagatcaaaataatacatcaagatgaacaagaaggatgttggagtcaagattccttttctggataaagataattaccatcattggaaagTAAAGAtccatcttcatttgctttctcaagatgaggcctatgtggactgcatagaaagaggccctcatgttccactgagagctgcaactggaaatgagccatctatcCCCAAGCCAatgcatgaatggtctgatcctgatattgaacaagtcatgaaggataaaaaggccatgaatatcctgtttaatggagttgatggtgatatgtttgacaacattatcaactgcaaaactaccaaggatgtttgggatacaatacagatcatctgtgatggcactgagcaagttagagaaaacaagatgcaactactgattcagcaatatgagcattttcataatgaagaaagtgagtctctcactgaaaTTTTTGGgaggtttcaaaaactgctaaatgctttaaagttgcatggaagggtctatcagactaaagactccaacctgaaattccttagatctcttccaaaggaatggaaaccaatgacagtctcattgagaaactcacaagattataaggagtttactttggagagactgtatggcatcctgaaaacttatgagcttgaaatagagcaagatgagaggatggagagaggaaggaagaaaggggggtccattgcactagttgctgagttagcgaaagagaaggagatgaagatggaagcttttgagtcaacttcaagggtctgtgaaagcaagggcaaggggcttgcagtagaaagtgaagattctttgagccaagatgacatggaagacattgatgaacatttagcatttctttccagaagattttccaagctcaagttcaaaaagaactttggagcagccaagccaaatagaaacatggtggataaa
The sequence above is drawn from the Apium graveolens cultivar Ventura chromosome 2, ASM990537v1, whole genome shotgun sequence genome and encodes:
- the LOC141697316 gene encoding uncharacterized protein LOC141697316, with product MHEDLKSENLEAEDPFILWENLKNRFDHHKLIYLLAAENDWANFRLQDFKSVRAYNSALFKISYRLIICGEKVIEKRKIDKTLSTFHPNNINLAEMYMERKFTKFGDLLSTLLVAEQNHELNVREKGIEVDGAKVGTVDDVVAMGISVHITTLVTGSGNLNHRVKERHHDEEKLKMFAIGAA